A genomic stretch from Bacillus sp. N1-1 includes:
- a CDS encoding YtpI family protein: MPIFVIFIVFSIVFYLFYKVKAVRHSGVATTQWLHSKASIALGLFLIFFAINSLTVSLSTVTFIVAAVFILLGLANVVVGYKKYRHYLPFAIEEANMMKQN; this comes from the coding sequence ATGCCTATCTTTGTTATTTTTATTGTTTTTTCAATTGTTTTCTACTTGTTCTACAAAGTGAAAGCTGTTCGTCATAGCGGTGTAGCAACGACACAGTGGCTTCATTCAAAAGCAAGTATTGCACTAGGACTTTTCCTTATCTTTTTTGCGATTAATTCACTCACTGTTTCTTTATCAACTGTAACGTTTATCGTCGCTGCCGTCTTCATTTTACTCGGTCTTGCAAACGTTGTAGTAGGCTACAAAAAATACCGTCACTACCTTCCTTTTGCCATTGAAGAGGCAAATATGATGAAGCAAAACTAA
- a CDS encoding bifunctional oligoribonuclease/PAP phosphatase NrnA yields MKEKILDAIEQYETIIIHRHVRPDPDALGSQGGLAELIRTSFPKKKVYTVGEEEPSLTFLNRMDKISDEIYEDALVIVCDTANQPRVSDERYRNGNLLIKIDHHPNEDPYGDLLWVDTSSSSVSEMIVDLYLTAKERGYELSKKGAFLLYAGIVGDTGRFMFSNTTQRTFMYAGELLKFGVDTGFLYKELYRTEQHIARLNGYVLQHFETSETGAGWMKITKETVASYGVTASEASQLVNTFSNVAGLKAWVFFIEEADQIRVRLRSKGPVVNQIAAQFNGGGHPMAAGATVYTWEEADEVLAELEKVCHE; encoded by the coding sequence ATGAAAGAAAAAATATTAGATGCTATCGAACAATATGAAACGATTATTATTCATCGACACGTTCGTCCAGATCCTGATGCATTAGGGTCACAAGGCGGTCTTGCAGAGCTTATTCGAACTTCTTTTCCTAAGAAGAAGGTCTATACTGTCGGTGAAGAAGAACCTTCACTCACATTTCTAAATCGAATGGACAAGATCTCGGATGAGATTTATGAAGATGCCCTTGTTATTGTTTGTGATACAGCCAACCAGCCGCGTGTAAGTGATGAGCGCTATCGAAATGGCAATCTCCTCATTAAAATTGATCATCATCCAAACGAAGATCCTTACGGTGACCTCCTATGGGTAGATACTTCTTCAAGTTCTGTGAGTGAAATGATTGTTGATTTATATCTAACAGCAAAGGAACGAGGATACGAGCTATCTAAAAAAGGAGCTTTTCTTCTGTATGCAGGAATTGTAGGGGATACAGGTCGTTTTATGTTTTCTAATACGACTCAACGTACCTTTATGTATGCTGGGGAGCTTTTAAAGTTTGGTGTTGACACTGGGTTTCTTTATAAGGAACTATACAGGACAGAGCAGCATATCGCTCGTCTAAATGGCTATGTTCTGCAACATTTTGAAACATCAGAAACGGGTGCAGGATGGATGAAAATCACAAAAGAAACCGTTGCTTCATACGGAGTAACCGCTAGCGAGGCATCCCAGCTAGTGAATACCTTCTCCAATGTAGCGGGATTAAAAGCGTGGGTATTCTTTATTGAGGAGGCAGACCAAATTCGCGTTCGCCTTCGTTCGAAAGGTCCTGTTGTAAATCAAATTGCAGCACAGTTCAACGGAGGTGGACATCCAATGGCTGCGGGTGCCACAGTGTATACATGGGAAGAAGCGGACGAGGTTCTTGCTGAACTTGAAAAAGTGTGCCACGAGTAA
- a CDS encoding polyamine aminopropyltransferase: MSRTFSKSSQLYWASGIVSICGIIFEVLFGALGSYILGDGVKQYTLTISLFLTGMGIGASLSEKVVKNLITRFIAIELLIGLIGGFSSFTVFGIMAIAGEESTTIVLYTTILIVGGLTGLELPILIRKANEIGVEMNKSTARVLFSDYAGGLVGGLLFAFYLRPEFGLVKSAFLVALVNILVAFWMIYSFRKELVYRAVYTGIAILLFLLMIVGTIFGEEMAFSFEQRLYKDPIIYSEETSYQKITLTREQGDLRLYLNGQLQFSSSDEHRYHETLVHIPMATVNNPENVLLLGGGDGLAVRELLKYDSVQSVTVVDLDPEMVKLAREHHLLTELNEHALEDKRVHIRNEDAFQYIKKEQKAFDVIIADLPDPNNESLNKLYTWEFYSLLRNHLELNGALMVQATSPLFAREAYWTIDRTIAETGLITSNYHVDIPSFGNWGFVMGTREPVDQEKLKFTVKTEYLSSEMIPSLSVFGKDEDQQMMREGKKVRFEPNTLIQPHLIEKYERAWLYY, from the coding sequence ATGAGCAGGACGTTTAGTAAAAGCAGTCAGTTGTACTGGGCTTCTGGAATTGTATCGATCTGCGGTATTATTTTTGAAGTGCTGTTCGGTGCGCTAGGTTCGTACATACTGGGCGATGGTGTAAAGCAATATACGTTAACCATTTCGCTCTTTCTGACTGGAATGGGGATTGGCGCATCCCTGAGTGAAAAAGTTGTGAAAAACTTGATTACAAGATTTATTGCCATTGAGCTTCTTATTGGTTTAATAGGTGGGTTTTCTAGTTTTACGGTGTTTGGAATTATGGCAATTGCGGGAGAAGAATCAACCACTATTGTACTCTATACCACTATTCTTATTGTAGGCGGGTTAACGGGTCTTGAACTACCAATCTTGATTCGAAAAGCGAATGAAATTGGTGTGGAAATGAATAAAAGTACAGCAAGAGTGCTTTTTTCCGACTATGCAGGAGGACTTGTAGGGGGACTGTTATTTGCCTTTTACCTTCGACCAGAGTTTGGTCTTGTAAAATCAGCTTTTCTTGTCGCTCTCGTTAACATTCTCGTCGCTTTTTGGATGATTTATTCATTTCGAAAAGAGCTGGTTTATCGAGCTGTTTATACTGGAATAGCAATACTTTTGTTCTTATTAATGATTGTCGGCACTATTTTTGGTGAGGAAATGGCCTTCTCTTTTGAGCAGCGTTTATACAAAGATCCGATCATTTACTCTGAAGAAACTTCATATCAAAAAATTACCTTAACGAGGGAACAGGGAGATCTTAGGCTCTATTTGAATGGACAGCTTCAGTTTAGTTCAAGTGATGAACATCGATACCACGAAACGCTCGTGCATATCCCGATGGCGACAGTTAACAATCCTGAGAATGTATTATTACTGGGAGGTGGAGATGGTCTTGCCGTTCGAGAGCTTTTAAAGTATGATAGCGTGCAATCCGTAACGGTAGTGGATTTAGATCCCGAAATGGTAAAACTCGCAAGAGAACATCACTTATTAACTGAATTAAACGAGCATGCACTTGAAGATAAACGTGTCCACATTCGAAATGAAGATGCTTTTCAATATATTAAGAAAGAACAAAAAGCATTTGATGTGATCATTGCTGATCTGCCTGATCCAAATAATGAATCATTAAACAAACTGTATACGTGGGAATTCTATTCGTTGTTACGCAATCATTTGGAATTAAACGGAGCGTTAATGGTACAGGCAACTAGTCCGTTGTTTGCAAGAGAAGCTTATTGGACAATAGATCGAACGATTGCGGAGACTGGTTTAATTACTTCGAATTACCATGTCGACATTCCGAGCTTTGGTAACTGGGGTTTTGTGATGGGGACGAGAGAGCCGGTAGATCAAGAGAAGCTAAAGTTTACTGTAAAAACTGAATATCTATCAAGTGAGATGATTCCCTCCCTTAGCGTGTTTGGGAAAGATGAAGATCAACAGATGATGAGAGAAGGGAAAAAGGTTCGATTTGAACCGAATACGCTTATTCAACCTCATTTAATTGAAAAATACGAACGAGCATGGTTGTATTACTAG
- a CDS encoding DNA polymerase III subunit alpha has translation MEFVHLRVYSEYSLLDSPSRIESLIESAKQKGYQSLALTDKGTMFGTIPFYKACKAKGIKPIIGLDVRVGNRTSLQTRGQFDHLVLLAVNTVGYENLLKISTHMQCAAGNIPYIEKEDLVENASGLIALSGSISSKIGQELLHGEETTAFEMAMEYQRVFKEGFYLEMQDHSLREERQLNLLLSTFANKVNLPLTVTNAAHYINREDGEAHDCLRCIDAGHRFEDKNHVALPNHEYFLTSPEEMTQRFRGYETALINTTDIAARCNVELNFNQTHLPLYPVPGGLSAFEYLQKICFDNLSERYSYQDERVTERLDYELSVINKMGFNDYFLIVWDFMKYAHEHQMITGPGRGSAAGSLVAYLLHITDVDPIEHNLLFERFLNPERVTMPDIDIDFPDVRRDEVIDYVHEKYGHDRVAQIVTFGTLAAKAAIRDVGRVLEVDNKLLDAMSKAIPSRPGLTLNQAKDESKVLKDLISSSEEGKRVFDIASTIEGLPRHTSTHAAGVVISAEPLTHHVPLLGGHHINLTQFPMNDLEEIGLLKMDFLGLRNLTLIEGILNDIEDETGQRPSLSTIPMDDEATFSLLQKADTTGVFQLESDGMRQVLRKLKPTEFEDIVAVNALYRPGPMENIPHFISGKHKERTIEYLHHDLEPILESTYGVIVYQEQIMQIASKLAGFSLGEADLLRRAVSKKKREVLESEREHFVRGCLEKGYPKDTALKVYEYIVRFADYGFNRSHAVAYSVIAYQLAYLKANYSRYFFSSLLNSAVGNQDRLATYLAEARQKGMTVQPPSINSSQETFTVENNTIRFGLLPVKNVGRNAIEEIVQKRTHPYKSLFDLCARISLKVVNKRALESIIFAGAMDEFGVSRSSMLASLEGAMNYGSEQSGQEGFFQDGETEPAYESVPPFDEAEMLAFEKEAIGFYLTAHPLDPYLDKLKGYVRNVTKDAVVAEDRAPLRLAVEVLKVRSIRTKKGQMMAFLTLGDETGEIEGVAFPDVWEKMERLLIKGEFLYVDGVGQKRNDQTNIIISRVMKLADIKPKKAKQTLFLKIEPHHEGVLNEVKKVLHHHSGDTEVVIYYSKTDKTVKLGEGWLVNPDPDCVHTLKKLLGDRNVVKKP, from the coding sequence ATGGAATTCGTGCATCTTCGTGTCTACAGTGAATATAGTCTTCTAGACAGTCCAAGTCGTATTGAATCGCTGATAGAATCAGCAAAACAAAAAGGGTACCAGTCGCTAGCCCTAACGGATAAAGGAACCATGTTTGGAACTATCCCTTTCTACAAAGCATGTAAAGCAAAGGGAATTAAACCGATCATTGGTCTGGATGTCCGCGTAGGAAACCGTACTTCACTTCAAACTCGTGGCCAATTCGACCATCTTGTTTTACTGGCTGTTAATACAGTAGGGTACGAAAATTTATTAAAGATCAGTACACACATGCAGTGTGCAGCGGGTAATATCCCTTACATAGAAAAAGAAGATTTAGTTGAAAACGCAAGCGGGCTTATCGCTCTTTCAGGGTCTATTTCTAGCAAAATTGGACAGGAGCTTTTACATGGTGAAGAAACGACCGCATTTGAAATGGCGATGGAGTATCAGCGTGTCTTCAAGGAAGGGTTTTATCTTGAAATGCAGGATCATTCGTTACGAGAAGAAAGGCAACTCAACTTATTGCTCTCGACGTTTGCAAACAAGGTCAATCTTCCCTTAACGGTGACAAATGCTGCGCATTATATAAACCGGGAAGATGGAGAAGCACATGATTGTTTGAGGTGTATAGACGCAGGACATCGATTTGAAGACAAAAATCACGTAGCGCTACCTAACCATGAGTACTTTTTAACGTCTCCGGAAGAAATGACTCAGCGATTTAGAGGGTATGAGACGGCTCTTATAAATACAACCGATATTGCGGCAAGGTGCAATGTAGAATTAAATTTCAATCAAACACATTTGCCTCTTTACCCGGTACCAGGTGGGTTAAGTGCTTTTGAGTATTTACAGAAAATTTGTTTCGACAATCTTTCTGAGCGCTATTCATATCAGGATGAACGCGTCACAGAACGATTGGATTACGAACTTTCTGTTATTAACAAAATGGGTTTTAATGATTATTTTCTCATTGTTTGGGACTTCATGAAATATGCGCATGAGCATCAAATGATTACTGGTCCAGGTCGAGGATCTGCGGCAGGTTCTCTTGTTGCTTACTTATTGCATATAACAGATGTGGACCCTATTGAACATAACCTTTTATTTGAGCGATTCTTGAATCCAGAGCGTGTCACGATGCCTGATATTGATATTGATTTTCCTGACGTTCGACGAGATGAAGTGATTGATTATGTACATGAGAAATATGGTCATGATCGCGTCGCTCAAATTGTTACGTTTGGTACGCTTGCAGCAAAGGCTGCCATTCGAGACGTGGGAAGAGTATTAGAGGTAGACAACAAGCTTCTTGATGCCATGTCTAAAGCGATCCCCTCACGCCCCGGCCTGACGTTAAATCAGGCGAAAGATGAGTCGAAGGTTCTTAAAGATCTCATCTCTTCATCCGAAGAAGGGAAACGTGTTTTTGATATCGCTAGTACAATTGAGGGGCTTCCACGTCATACGTCCACCCATGCTGCTGGAGTGGTGATTTCAGCAGAGCCTCTCACGCATCATGTTCCTTTGCTTGGTGGTCATCACATTAACCTAACCCAATTTCCGATGAATGATTTAGAAGAGATTGGTCTATTGAAAATGGATTTCCTGGGTCTTCGGAATTTAACCTTAATTGAAGGTATATTAAATGACATTGAAGACGAAACGGGTCAAAGGCCTTCTCTATCAACGATACCAATGGATGATGAAGCTACCTTCTCTCTACTACAAAAAGCTGATACAACTGGTGTATTTCAACTTGAATCTGATGGAATGCGTCAAGTACTTAGAAAGCTAAAGCCGACTGAGTTTGAAGATATTGTCGCTGTTAATGCGCTTTATCGGCCGGGACCGATGGAGAATATTCCTCATTTTATTTCTGGTAAACACAAAGAAAGGACAATTGAATATCTCCATCATGATCTTGAACCTATTCTTGAATCAACGTATGGGGTTATTGTCTATCAAGAACAAATTATGCAAATTGCTTCTAAGTTAGCTGGTTTTTCTCTGGGAGAAGCTGATCTATTGAGAAGAGCTGTATCTAAAAAGAAGCGTGAAGTTCTTGAGTCAGAAAGAGAGCACTTTGTAAGGGGATGCCTTGAGAAGGGGTACCCAAAAGATACAGCTCTTAAAGTATATGAGTATATTGTTCGATTTGCGGATTATGGCTTCAACAGAAGTCATGCGGTTGCTTATAGTGTCATTGCTTACCAGCTCGCTTATTTAAAAGCAAACTACTCGCGCTATTTCTTTTCAAGTCTTCTGAATTCTGCCGTCGGAAACCAGGATCGACTTGCGACATATTTAGCTGAAGCGAGACAAAAAGGTATGACGGTTCAACCACCATCGATCAATAGTAGTCAAGAGACGTTCACGGTGGAAAATAATACCATTCGATTCGGACTTCTGCCGGTAAAAAATGTTGGGAGAAATGCGATCGAAGAGATCGTGCAAAAAAGAACTCATCCTTACAAAAGCCTTTTTGATTTATGTGCGAGGATTTCGTTGAAAGTAGTGAACAAGCGCGCTCTTGAATCAATTATATTTGCTGGGGCAATGGATGAATTTGGGGTAAGTCGTTCTTCTATGCTTGCCTCATTAGAGGGTGCAATGAATTACGGATCTGAACAAAGTGGCCAGGAAGGCTTCTTCCAAGATGGCGAAACGGAACCAGCTTACGAAAGCGTCCCCCCTTTTGATGAAGCGGAAATGCTAGCTTTTGAAAAAGAAGCGATTGGTTTTTACTTAACGGCTCATCCGCTTGATCCTTATTTGGACAAATTAAAAGGTTATGTAAGGAACGTTACGAAAGATGCGGTAGTTGCTGAGGATCGTGCACCGCTCAGGTTGGCTGTAGAGGTATTGAAGGTCCGAAGTATTCGAACGAAGAAAGGTCAAATGATGGCCTTTCTAACACTTGGTGATGAAACAGGAGAAATTGAAGGAGTGGCCTTTCCTGATGTTTGGGAGAAAATGGAGAGACTATTGATTAAAGGAGAATTTCTATATGTTGATGGGGTGGGACAAAAGCGAAATGATCAGACGAATATCATTATATCAAGGGTTATGAAGTTAGCGGATATTAAGCCGAAAAAAGCAAAACAAACGTTATTTCTTAAAATTGAACCGCATCATGAAGGCGTCTTAAATGAAGTGAAGAAAGTGCTTCATCACCACTCAGGCGATACAGAGGTTGTTATTTATTATAGTAAAACAGATAAAACAGTTAAATTAGGTGAAGGATGGCTAGTGAACCCTGATCCAGACTGTGTTCACACGTTGAAAAAATTACTTGGTGACCGCAACGTCGTGAAAAAGCCGTGA
- a CDS encoding YtrH family sporulation protein — MERVTLVTLIIAFFVAFGVIVGGSLIGGIGAFLSGEPPLHWMFIVAQRLKIWAIAAAIGGTFDTINNMERSFLSGSPDEIMRQFLWIFCALGGAQAGMEIINWLTQERSTL; from the coding sequence ATGGAGAGAGTAACGCTCGTTACCTTGATTATTGCTTTTTTTGTAGCTTTTGGAGTGATCGTTGGGGGTTCTCTCATCGGAGGTATTGGAGCATTTCTCTCTGGTGAACCTCCGCTACACTGGATGTTTATTGTGGCACAACGATTAAAAATCTGGGCGATCGCAGCAGCGATTGGAGGTACGTTTGACACAATCAATAATATGGAAAGAAGTTTTCTCAGCGGTTCACCAGACGAAATTATGCGGCAGTTTTTATGGATATTCTGTGCGCTCGGTGGCGCCCAAGCTGGAATGGAAATCATTAACTGGCTAACACAGGAACGGTCCACGTTATGA
- the ytrI gene encoding sporulation membrane protein YtrI, with product MRVPPLYSRKGWQRFLAGLCVGVIFGWLFFLMLFGIMYEKQITTIKEQKIEISDLKMQNQTLLDDKENYNSTDIEKTLLVKKIDVTFEKDKELPLNSLTRHELKKEIQSELNDLLNKDLGAISRTRSFIISSLENKTLLIDDVKYGFEVKQFILWTTVEVELAIKLVQ from the coding sequence ATGAGAGTCCCCCCACTCTATTCTAGAAAGGGCTGGCAGCGATTTCTAGCCGGCCTTTGTGTAGGGGTGATTTTTGGTTGGCTCTTCTTTCTTATGCTTTTTGGAATTATGTACGAAAAGCAGATTACGACAATCAAAGAGCAAAAAATTGAAATCTCTGATTTAAAAATGCAGAATCAAACCTTGCTCGACGATAAAGAAAATTACAATAGCACCGATATCGAGAAAACACTGCTTGTGAAAAAAATTGACGTTACTTTTGAAAAAGATAAGGAATTACCACTTAATTCCTTAACCCGCCATGAACTAAAAAAAGAAATTCAAAGTGAATTGAACGACCTTCTCAACAAAGATCTTGGAGCGATATCGAGAACAAGAAGTTTTATCATCTCGTCCCTCGAAAATAAAACGTTATTGATTGATGACGTGAAATATGGATTTGAAGTAAAACAATTTATTCTTTGGACAACAGTTGAAGTAGAGCTTGCAATCAAGCTCGTCCAGTAG
- a CDS encoding DRTGG domain-containing protein, which translates to MTTKHEQILEYIETLEVGSKISVRQIARELKVSEGTAYRAIKDAENKGTVSTIERVGTIRITKKEKENIEKLTYAEVVNVVDGQVLGGRNGLHKTLHKFVIGAMKLEAMMRYVDPGSLLIVGNRDNVHKIALEAGAAVLITGGFDAQDDVKKMADAYDLPIISTSYDSFTVATMINRAIYDRLIKKEIALVSDILTPLTKTSFLVTTENVGRWHELNEKTLHSRYPVVDPNMKVQGIVTSKDILGERNETPISKVMTKHPLTVNEQTSVASAAHTMIWEGIEMLPVLDQYQRLIGIISRQDVLKALQMIQQQPQIGETFDDLITSQIKDVSTPSESRYSCEITPQMTSLLGTLSYGVVTTLVTEAGSRVLKKYKKGDLVVENITLYFIKPVQIDHTIEIVPKVLEVSRKFGKVDVEIYHEGSVVGKALMMAQLIDR; encoded by the coding sequence TTGACAACGAAACATGAACAGATTCTCGAATATATTGAGACGCTAGAAGTGGGTAGTAAAATATCTGTGCGTCAAATTGCAAGAGAGCTGAAAGTGAGTGAAGGGACAGCCTATCGAGCGATCAAGGATGCTGAAAATAAAGGCACGGTCAGCACAATTGAACGTGTGGGCACAATCCGAATTACAAAAAAAGAAAAAGAAAACATCGAAAAACTCACTTATGCCGAAGTGGTGAACGTAGTGGATGGACAAGTGCTTGGAGGGAGAAACGGTCTACATAAAACCCTTCACAAGTTCGTTATCGGAGCGATGAAATTGGAAGCGATGATGCGCTATGTTGATCCTGGGAGTTTACTCATCGTAGGTAATCGAGACAATGTTCACAAAATTGCGCTTGAAGCAGGCGCCGCCGTTTTGATTACGGGTGGATTTGACGCGCAGGACGATGTGAAAAAAATGGCAGATGCCTATGATTTACCGATTATTTCAACATCCTACGATTCCTTTACAGTAGCAACCATGATTAATCGAGCGATATATGACCGGTTGATAAAAAAGGAAATTGCTTTAGTAAGTGATATCTTAACGCCACTTACGAAAACAAGTTTTCTTGTGACGACGGAAAACGTAGGTCGCTGGCATGAGTTAAATGAGAAAACGCTCCATAGTCGTTACCCTGTTGTTGATCCCAATATGAAAGTGCAGGGAATTGTGACTTCTAAAGATATACTTGGAGAGCGTAACGAAACACCAATTTCAAAAGTAATGACGAAACATCCTTTAACCGTTAATGAACAAACATCGGTTGCTTCTGCCGCGCATACGATGATCTGGGAAGGAATCGAAATGCTGCCGGTTCTCGATCAATACCAGCGTTTGATAGGAATTATTAGCAGACAAGATGTGTTAAAAGCGCTTCAAATGATTCAGCAACAGCCTCAAATCGGTGAAACGTTTGATGACCTGATTACGAGCCAAATTAAAGATGTGTCAACACCATCAGAAAGTCGCTACAGCTGTGAAATAACGCCACAAATGACAAGCCTTCTTGGTACTTTATCATATGGGGTTGTGACAACCCTTGTAACCGAGGCGGGTAGCCGGGTATTAAAGAAATACAAAAAAGGTGATTTAGTTGTCGAAAATATTACGCTTTATTTTATAAAACCCGTTCAAATTGATCATACAATTGAAATTGTTCCTAAAGTTCTCGAAGTCTCACGTAAATTTGGGAAGGTCGATGTTGAAATTTATCATGAAGGGTCAGTTGTAGGGAAGGCGCTCATGATGGCTCAGCTCATCGATCGATAA
- a CDS encoding DUF350 domain-containing protein, giving the protein MGPFLLTFIYFIAAIVVVVVGLIIFELITTKYKDWEQVEKGNTAVALSIGGKVIGICLILAFAIYHSADVLDTVVWGAYGVVLQLVAYYIFDFLTRRFSVEQKLSEGVVSVGILSMCVSIGLGLVVGASIT; this is encoded by the coding sequence ATGGGACCATTTTTATTAACATTTATTTATTTTATTGCAGCGATTGTTGTTGTGGTTGTCGGATTAATTATTTTTGAATTGATTACGACAAAATACAAAGATTGGGAACAGGTCGAAAAAGGAAATACGGCAGTTGCGCTATCCATAGGTGGAAAGGTTATTGGGATTTGTCTTATCTTGGCTTTCGCCATTTATCATAGTGCAGATGTTCTCGATACAGTCGTATGGGGAGCCTATGGAGTTGTTCTTCAACTAGTGGCTTATTATATCTTTGACTTTCTTACAAGGCGTTTCTCAGTGGAACAAAAGCTTAGTGAAGGTGTTGTATCGGTAGGCATACTCTCCATGTGCGTTTCCATTGGTCTTGGTTTAGTAGTAGGGGCATCAATTACGTAA
- a CDS encoding metal-dependent hydrolase yields MKVTFHGHSVVEIVTEKAKILIDPFISGNGQCKLDANEVKCDVILLTHGHNDHVGDTVDIAKRNDALVVAPFELATYLGFKGVNTHPMAIGGAHEFEFGKVKLTQAFHGSSYTEEENQQIIYTGMPSGILFSAEGSTVYHAGDTGLYSDMKLLSDKSIDLAFLPIGDNFTMGPEDAAVAAKWIDADVTVPIHYNTFPLIEQDGEAFVDSLKGTKGKVLQSGETIEL; encoded by the coding sequence ATGAAAGTTACATTTCATGGTCATTCAGTTGTTGAGATTGTCACGGAAAAAGCGAAAATTTTAATTGATCCTTTTATTTCAGGTAATGGACAATGTAAGTTAGACGCTAACGAAGTGAAGTGCGACGTTATTTTACTGACGCACGGACATAATGATCACGTCGGAGATACAGTTGATATAGCGAAACGAAATGATGCTTTAGTCGTAGCTCCATTTGAATTGGCTACATACCTTGGATTTAAAGGGGTGAATACTCATCCTATGGCAATTGGTGGCGCTCATGAATTTGAGTTTGGAAAGGTCAAGCTTACTCAGGCTTTCCACGGCTCCAGCTATACTGAGGAAGAAAATCAGCAAATTATTTACACGGGCATGCCGTCTGGTATTCTCTTTAGTGCAGAAGGCAGTACAGTTTATCACGCTGGCGACACGGGACTTTATTCAGATATGAAGCTTTTGTCTGATAAGTCAATTGATCTTGCGTTCTTACCGATTGGTGATAATTTCACAATGGGACCAGAGGACGCAGCTGTTGCTGCGAAATGGATTGACGCAGACGTAACTGTTCCAATTCACTACAATACGTTTCCGCTTATTGAACAAGATGGTGAGGCGTTTGTAGATAGCCTTAAAGGAACGAAAGGTAAAGTTTTACAATCAGGCGAAACAATCGAATTATAA
- a CDS encoding DUF4247 domain-containing protein — MKWLTGLLTAFILLLSACGITKDIQEIVEDRYQLEDVVESSVDSSDVSKVYNAEEDIPTVASYLQEQIKPNEVSELKEGKQILVYDDHIVTLQESDDASNTLVEVATVGFVRDNYQPDFFDGLLAYYILDEILDVDDWGKKQKNRCLNATGNCYGGYGTTGGTYKGPTTIPSFRGSSRGGGPGTGK; from the coding sequence ATGAAATGGCTCACTGGATTACTGACAGCATTCATTCTGCTCTTATCGGCATGTGGGATTACCAAGGATATTCAAGAAATCGTCGAAGATCGTTATCAGCTTGAAGATGTCGTTGAAAGCAGCGTGGATTCAAGCGATGTCTCAAAGGTTTACAATGCTGAGGAAGATATCCCTACTGTTGCCTCCTACTTACAGGAACAAATAAAGCCGAATGAAGTCAGTGAATTAAAAGAAGGCAAGCAAATTCTTGTTTATGATGACCATATCGTTACGTTGCAAGAAAGTGATGATGCATCGAATACCCTCGTCGAAGTCGCTACGGTTGGATTTGTACGAGATAACTACCAACCCGATTTCTTTGATGGGTTACTAGCTTATTATATTTTAGATGAAATTCTGGATGTAGATGACTGGGGGAAAAAACAAAAAAACCGCTGTTTGAACGCAACCGGGAATTGTTATGGAGGATATGGCACCACAGGTGGTACATATAAAGGACCGACAACGATTCCGTCTTTTCGAGGATCGAGTCGCGGCGGCGGTCCAGGAACAGGGAAATAA
- a CDS encoding PspA/IM30 family protein — translation MFNMFKRVKTIMSSELNAALDKAEDPVKMLEQFMRDMEADIRDAETAVAKQISNEKMLKKKWDDANAMVSKRQDQAMKALESDNDDLARRALQDKKDHEAKAETLKTSYERAKADADSLRSKLDEMKEEYRQMQLKKDSLKARAESAKTKTKINRAMSDIGGDDSRRGFERMEEKVLQYEAEAETSEDMRSKSRSLDDELDALDKNDGIDDELAELKKKMGKE, via the coding sequence ATGTTTAATATGTTTAAACGAGTAAAAACGATCATGTCTTCTGAACTAAATGCTGCACTTGATAAGGCAGAAGATCCGGTAAAGATGCTAGAACAGTTTATGAGGGATATGGAAGCAGATATTCGAGATGCGGAAACAGCAGTAGCAAAACAAATATCGAATGAAAAAATGTTAAAAAAGAAATGGGATGATGCCAACGCAATGGTTTCAAAGCGCCAGGATCAGGCGATGAAGGCTTTGGAATCGGATAACGACGATTTAGCTAGAAGAGCGCTTCAAGATAAAAAAGATCATGAAGCAAAAGCGGAAACATTGAAGACGTCTTATGAAAGAGCGAAAGCGGATGCGGATTCTCTTCGTTCAAAGTTAGATGAGATGAAAGAAGAGTATCGTCAAATGCAGTTAAAGAAAGATAGTCTAAAGGCTCGTGCAGAGTCAGCAAAAACGAAAACGAAGATAAATCGTGCCATGTCTGATATTGGCGGTGATGATTCTAGACGTGGTTTTGAGCGAATGGAGGAAAAAGTTCTTCAATACGAGGCGGAAGCTGAGACAAGTGAAGATATGCGTTCGAAAAGTCGCTCTCTTGATGATGAGCTTGATGCACTTGACAAAAACGACGGTATCGATGATGAATTGGCAGAGCTTAAGAAAAAAATGGGGAAAGAATAA